CCCTGATAAGCGGCGCGGGGGCGATCCCGGCGATTGCGCCACTGCTTGCGGGTAAAGAGAAAGTGTTACTGGTCAGCGACGGCAACATTATCAAACTGGCTGCCACCCAGCAGATCCGTACATTGCTGGAGACAAACGGTCGCCGCGTGCAAGTCATTGATAATGTTCCGCCCGAACCCAGCCAGCATGATGTGGCGAATATCCTGCAGAACCTGCACGACACCGCCGTGGATCTGGTGGTGGGCATTGGCGGCGGCAGCGTGCTGGATGTCGCCAAACTGCTGTCGGTGTTATGCCACCCGGCATCACCGGGGCTGGACGCGCTGCTGACGGGAGAAAAACCGACTGACCGCGTTGCTTCGCTGCTGATCCCCGCCACCGCCGGTACCGGCTCGGAAGCCACACCCAACGCCATTCTCGCCATCCCAGAGCAGGACACCAAAATCGGCATTATTTCACCAGTGATGCTACCGGATTACGTGGCGTTGCTGCCGGAGCTGACCACCAGCATGCCCGCGCATATCGCTTCTTCTACCGGCATTGATGCCCTGTGCCATTTGATTGAGTGCTTCACCGCCACCATCGCCAACCCGGTGAGTGACAACGTGGCGCTGATCGGTTTAGGCAAATTGCTGCGCAATATCGAAACGGCGGTCAATGAACCGCACAACCTGACCGCCCGGCTTGAGATGCTGTGGGCCTCTTATTACGGCGGCGCGGCGATCACCCATGCCGGAACCCATCTGGTGCATGCGCTTTCGTATCCGCTCGGTGGCAAATACCACCTGCCGCACGGTGTGGCGAACGCCATTCTGCTCGCGCCATGCATGAAAGTGGTACGCCCGCACGCGGTAGAGAAATTTGCCCAGGTGTGGGATCTGGTACCTGACGCCGACACCACGCTCAGTGCGGAAGCAAAATCGCACGCGCTGGTGGCGTGGTTTGCCGCGCTGGTCAAACGCCTGAATCTGCCCGACAACCTCGAGGCGCTCGGCGTGCCGCGCGAGGATGTCCCGGCACTGAGCGACGCCGCGCTAAATGTGAAGCGCCTGATGAACAACGCCCCATGCACCGTCAGCCACCAGGACGTGCAGGCCATTTATCAGACGCTGTTTTAACCCCAATTCGAGGGAGTGAGTCATGAGTAAGCAGATTAATGGCGTGCTGACCGCCATCGTGACGCCTTTTGACGTTGACGGGGACGTTAACCCGCAGACGCTCAAACAGCAGATCAACCGCCAGTTGGCAGCCGGAAACGGCATTTTTTGCGGTGGCACCAACGGCGAATTCTTCGTGCTGAATGAGCAGGAAAAAGTGGCCGTCACCGCGACCTGCGTCGATGAAGTTGCCGGGCGTATGCCCGTGGTGGCGCATATCGGCGAAATCTCCACGCGCGACACCATTCGTCTGGGTAAGCAGATTGAAAAACTGGGTGTTGATGCGGTATCGGTTATCACGCCCTATTTTGTGCCGCTGAAACAAGATGAGTTGATTGCCCACTACACCGCCGTGGCGGATGCGTTAAGCGTTCCGGTCTTTCTCTACAACATCCCGGCGCGCACTGGTAACACCATTGAACCGCAAACCGCCCGCACGCTGGCGGCACACCCGAACATCATCGGCATCAAAGACAGCGCAGGCAGCTATGAAAGCCTGAGCGGTTTTTTGCAAGCGGTGAAGGATTGCGAAAATTTTGACGTACTGAACGGCCCGGATTCGCTAATCCATCAGGGATTTGTCGACGGCTGCTCAGCCTGTATTTCCGGTCTGGCAAACGTCGCGCCGCAGGCGATCAACGCTATCTGGTCGCGCTTCCAGGCCGGGGATATCGACGGTTCCCGTGCGGCACAGGAGAACGTTACCGGGCTGCGCACCGATCTCTACCGCGTCGCGTTCTCTCCGGCTGCGGTGAAAAAAGCATTACACATCATGGGATACGACGTTGGTGATAGCCGTTACGCTGTCACGTTTAGCGAACAACAACATCAACAGATCCGCCAGATAGTGACCCAGTACCTTCACTGATAGCGGGATTATTCGTCATAAGAAAACCGGGCGCCTGCGGCGCTCAGGATTCACTCGCCCTGAAGAGAGGCAAAGATGAACACCTTTACTGCTCAAGATACCCTGATAATCGTTGGCATTGTGGTGGCGTATATTCTGTTCACCACCTGGCTGACGTTTCGCTTACGAAGCAAGAACACCGGCGATTTTATGGAAGGCTCGCGCGCGATGCCCGCCTTTATCGTCGGGATTTTGTTGATGTCCGAATACATTGGCGCGAAATCCACCATTGGTACCGCACAGGCCGCTTTCGAAGACGGTTTTGCTGCGTCGTGGTCGGTTATCGGCGCGGCAATTGGTTTCCCGCTATTTGGCCTGCTGCTGGTCAAACGCATCTATAACACCGGGAAAATCACCATCTCTGGCGCGATCGCCGAAAAATATGGCAACAGCACCAAAAATATTATCTCAATTATCATGATTTACGCCCTGCTGCTGGTTAACGTTGGCAACTACGTGAGCGGCGCGGCGGCCATCTCGACGGTACTGAAAGTGAACCTGCCGGTGGCGGCGTTTATCACCGCAGTTGTCAGTACCTTCTATTTCGCCTTTGGCGGCATGAAAGGCGTGGCGTGGGTAACGCTGCTGCACAGCGCGCTAAAATATTTCGGCATTCTGGCGATCATGGGTTTTGCCCTGTCGAAAACCGGCGGTTTCACACCGATGATCGAAAATATGCCGAAATACTACTGGACCTGGGACGGCAACTTCGGTGCGAGCACCATTTTTGCCTGGCTGATTGGCACTATTGGTTCCATCTTCTGTACTCAGTTCGTGATTCAGGCGATTTGTTCGACCAAAGATGTGAAATCAGCGAAGCGTTCCACCTGGGTCGCCTTCTTCTTCTGTTTGCCGATTGCGCTGGCCATTGCGGTGATTGGCGTGGCGGCGAAATACCTGCACCCGGAGATCAACAGCCTGTACGCGATGCCAATTTTCTTACAGGACATGAACCCGTGGGTGGCCGGTTTAGTGACAACGTCACTCGTTGCGTCGATCTTTGTCAGCGTCAGTACCGTTGCGCTGGCCATCGCCTCGCTGGTGGTGAAAGATTTCTACGTGCCGTACCGTAAACCCACGCCGGAACAAGAGTTTAAAGCCACTCGCTGGTTGTCGCTGCTGATTGGTTTCCTGCCGCTGATTTTCGTGCTGCTGGTGCCGGAAGTGCTGAAACTCTCCTTCTTTACCCGTGCCATCCGCCTCTCTATCTCTGTAGTCGCGGTGATCGCCTTCTATGCCCCGTTCTTCAAAAGCGCGCGCGGTGCCAATGCCGGCTTGATTGCCGCCTGTGTGGTGACCTCAGTGTGGTATCTGCTCGGCGACCCGTTTGGTATTAACAACATGTACATCGCGCTGGTGACACCGGCCGTGGTGATGGTGCTGGACCGCTTAATCCCGAATAAAGCGGTACAAAAAGCGGTAAATAACGCGCCCACCCCTGTTCGCAACAATGGAGTTTGATATGTCCGTAACGGTAAATCGCGATGGTGTGTTACGCCCGCAAGCACAAGACGCTCAGGTTGTGACGGCAATGCTGCCGTCACCCTGCCCGCAAAACCACGCGGCCAATATTCTGCCGCTGCCGGATGGCACGCTGATGTGCGTCTGGTTTGGCGGTTCGCAGGAAGGCGTGGCGGATATTTCGGTATGGAGTTCGCGGCTGGCACCCGGTGCCTCCGTCTGGAGCGAGGCGG
This genomic interval from Kosakonia sacchari SP1 contains the following:
- a CDS encoding iron-containing alcohol dehydrogenase; this encodes MVTINSTLISGAGAIPAIAPLLAGKEKVLLVSDGNIIKLAATQQIRTLLETNGRRVQVIDNVPPEPSQHDVANILQNLHDTAVDLVVGIGGGSVLDVAKLLSVLCHPASPGLDALLTGEKPTDRVASLLIPATAGTGSEATPNAILAIPEQDTKIGIISPVMLPDYVALLPELTTSMPAHIASSTGIDALCHLIECFTATIANPVSDNVALIGLGKLLRNIETAVNEPHNLTARLEMLWASYYGGAAITHAGTHLVHALSYPLGGKYHLPHGVANAILLAPCMKVVRPHAVEKFAQVWDLVPDADTTLSAEAKSHALVAWFAALVKRLNLPDNLEALGVPREDVPALSDAALNVKRLMNNAPCTVSHQDVQAIYQTLF
- a CDS encoding dihydrodipicolinate synthase family protein; this encodes MSKQINGVLTAIVTPFDVDGDVNPQTLKQQINRQLAAGNGIFCGGTNGEFFVLNEQEKVAVTATCVDEVAGRMPVVAHIGEISTRDTIRLGKQIEKLGVDAVSVITPYFVPLKQDELIAHYTAVADALSVPVFLYNIPARTGNTIEPQTARTLAAHPNIIGIKDSAGSYESLSGFLQAVKDCENFDVLNGPDSLIHQGFVDGCSACISGLANVAPQAINAIWSRFQAGDIDGSRAAQENVTGLRTDLYRVAFSPAAVKKALHIMGYDVGDSRYAVTFSEQQHQQIRQIVTQYLH
- a CDS encoding sodium:solute symporter family protein, with protein sequence MNTFTAQDTLIIVGIVVAYILFTTWLTFRLRSKNTGDFMEGSRAMPAFIVGILLMSEYIGAKSTIGTAQAAFEDGFAASWSVIGAAIGFPLFGLLLVKRIYNTGKITISGAIAEKYGNSTKNIISIIMIYALLLVNVGNYVSGAAAISTVLKVNLPVAAFITAVVSTFYFAFGGMKGVAWVTLLHSALKYFGILAIMGFALSKTGGFTPMIENMPKYYWTWDGNFGASTIFAWLIGTIGSIFCTQFVIQAICSTKDVKSAKRSTWVAFFFCLPIALAIAVIGVAAKYLHPEINSLYAMPIFLQDMNPWVAGLVTTSLVASIFVSVSTVALAIASLVVKDFYVPYRKPTPEQEFKATRWLSLLIGFLPLIFVLLVPEVLKLSFFTRAIRLSISVVAVIAFYAPFFKSARGANAGLIAACVVTSVWYLLGDPFGINNMYIALVTPAVVMVLDRLIPNKAVQKAVNNAPTPVRNNGV